A genome region from Geothermobacter hydrogeniphilus includes the following:
- a CDS encoding roadblock/LC7 domain-containing protein yields the protein MSNADRFAQRIVQIDGVNQFVLCRHDGHVITHNMEDCDDLASVATICGINAQAIQQAIGFSGFRCLTLKRQGQHHCHIFPIDKYFLGIIQNPETAATELVENVQRFLQTLVRKKPAPA from the coding sequence ATGTCAAATGCCGACCGTTTCGCCCAGCGTATTGTCCAGATCGACGGTGTCAACCAGTTCGTCCTCTGCCGTCACGATGGGCACGTCATCACCCACAACATGGAGGACTGCGACGACCTGGCCTCCGTTGCCACCATCTGCGGCATAAATGCCCAGGCGATCCAGCAGGCCATCGGTTTCTCCGGCTTTCGCTGCCTGACTCTGAAACGACAGGGACAGCACCACTGCCATATTTTCCCCATCGACAAATATTTTCTGGGCATTATCCAAAACCCCGAAACGGCCGCGACGGAACTGGTCGAAAACGTCCAGAGATTTCTCCAGACCCTGGTGCGAAAAAAACCGGCACCGGCCTGA
- a CDS encoding response regulator has translation MPTILLVDDEKPFLLSLRDGLITLDRNFRILTANNGQQAVEVLTTRKVDLLVTDLKMPIMDGFELLAYVSRCQPELPVIVMTAFGTPDIEARLSKIQALHYLEKPLDFDHLTRTIDNALAEEKHSYIRGITLATFLQLVHMEQKSCTLKVHSRGRVGYLYLRGGALLDAETGDLHGEEAAYRIVAWDDAEIEMDSICRKQEKKIEATLEFLLMEAFRIKDEDAAAEAAPDVPRNEGLPENHFGNLLTDKEDAPRSSMNPTQPATNAPDKLDPNLLERLEKTSEILEYAIFDAKNFLEHKSREPCSLSGLDPSYLFQVGEEMEAYVGCGTLSHVMVKAGQKNRFLFFRHGSHRIAISLKPGSRPKPVMEQLAEDLF, from the coding sequence ATGCCGACCATACTCCTCGTTGACGATGAAAAACCGTTCCTGCTCAGCCTGCGTGACGGGCTGATCACTCTCGATCGGAATTTCCGTATTCTGACCGCCAACAATGGACAACAGGCGGTTGAGGTTCTCACCACCAGGAAAGTTGATCTCCTGGTCACCGATCTGAAAATGCCGATCATGGACGGGTTCGAACTTCTGGCCTATGTCAGCCGCTGCCAGCCGGAATTGCCGGTTATCGTCATGACCGCGTTCGGAACTCCGGATATCGAGGCGCGGCTGAGCAAGATCCAGGCCCTGCACTACCTGGAAAAACCGCTTGACTTCGACCATCTGACCCGAACGATCGACAATGCCCTGGCAGAAGAAAAACACAGCTATATCCGTGGCATCACCCTGGCGACCTTCCTGCAGCTGGTCCACATGGAACAGAAAAGCTGTACCCTGAAGGTCCATTCAAGAGGAAGGGTGGGCTATCTCTACCTGCGCGGCGGCGCTCTGCTGGACGCTGAAACCGGCGATCTCCATGGCGAAGAGGCCGCCTACCGGATTGTCGCCTGGGATGATGCCGAAATCGAAATGGACAGCATCTGTCGCAAGCAGGAAAAAAAGATCGAAGCAACCCTGGAATTCCTGCTCATGGAAGCCTTCAGGATCAAGGACGAAGACGCTGCGGCTGAAGCCGCTCCCGATGTGCCGCGAAATGAAGGCCTCCCGGAAAACCACTTTGGAAACCTCCTCACTGACAAGGAGGACGCGCCACGAAGCAGCATGAACCCGACTCAACCGGCAACCAATGCTCCAGATAAACTCGACCCGAATCTCCTTGAAAGACTTGAAAAAACATCTGAAATTCTTGAATATGCAATTTTTGATGCGAAAAATTTCCTCGAACACAAGAGCAGGGAACCCTGTTCACTGAGCGGGCTGGATCCCAGCTACCTGTTCCAGGTTGGTGAGGAGATGGAGGCCTACGTCGGCTGCGGAACCCTCTCTCATGTCATGGTCAAGGCCGGGCAGAAGAACCGCTTTCTTTTCTTCCGCCACGGCAGCCACAGGATTGCCATAAGCTTAAAACCGGGCAGTCGCCCGAAACCCGTCATGGAACAATTGGCGGAAGACCTCTTCTGA
- a CDS encoding two-component system sensor histidine kinase NtrB, translated as MPHIISKSSRRAADSDVQHSNWSHAALLDKLDIGIIVFDPTNGRIDYRNRAVFDILRDGGEELVGNQLLEMFNHPQGQESGLTRPGTSRTLEFRGRMLGFSQYYIHDRCCCIFVRDITEKLRLESIAQAVNTMDNIGFIFSGIRHEIGNPLNSIKMTLSVLRNNLGKFPPETIEEYFDRAQQEIGRMEYMLKSLKNFSMFENVECREVDLAHFMDRFLPLLSRDIESKGISLRIDGFDNSVFVTIDPRALHQALLNLVSNAADALADTDRPTIAIRLRFSDHLAWIYVEDNGCGMTEDEQKRLFQPFCTNKPNGNGLGLVIVQKLLTKMNASIDVQSTPGRGTIMRIALPMSDTPATQRNEAGQDADHTPR; from the coding sequence ATGCCGCACATCATCAGCAAATCGAGCCGCCGCGCGGCGGACTCCGATGTCCAGCATTCCAACTGGAGTCATGCGGCCCTGCTCGACAAACTTGATATCGGCATCATCGTCTTCGATCCCACGAACGGCCGGATTGACTATCGCAACCGGGCCGTTTTCGACATTCTCCGGGATGGCGGTGAGGAGCTGGTGGGCAACCAGCTCCTGGAAATGTTCAACCATCCCCAGGGGCAGGAATCCGGTCTCACGCGGCCCGGCACATCCCGGACCCTTGAATTCCGGGGACGCATGCTCGGCTTCAGCCAATACTATATTCATGACCGCTGTTGCTGTATCTTTGTCCGTGACATCACCGAGAAACTGCGTCTTGAGTCGATTGCGCAGGCGGTCAACACCATGGACAATATCGGTTTCATCTTTTCGGGAATCCGTCATGAAATAGGCAACCCCCTCAATTCAATCAAGATGACACTGAGCGTCCTGCGCAACAACCTGGGGAAATTCCCTCCGGAAACCATTGAAGAGTATTTCGATCGGGCCCAGCAGGAAATCGGCCGGATGGAATATATGCTGAAATCGTTGAAAAATTTCAGTATGTTTGAGAATGTCGAATGCCGGGAGGTCGATCTCGCCCACTTCATGGACCGCTTCCTGCCGCTGCTCTCACGCGATATCGAAAGCAAGGGAATTTCGCTGCGCATCGACGGCTTTGACAATTCGGTCTTCGTCACCATCGATCCCCGGGCGCTGCACCAGGCCCTCCTCAACCTGGTGTCCAACGCCGCGGACGCGCTGGCAGACACGGACAGGCCGACCATCGCCATCAGGCTCAGATTCAGCGACCATCTTGCCTGGATTTACGTAGAAGACAACGGCTGCGGCATGACCGAAGATGAACAGAAAAGACTTTTCCAGCCCTTCTGCACCAACAAGCCGAACGGCAACGGTCTTGGACTGGTCATTGTTCAGAAGCTTTTAACCAAGATGAACGCCAGTATTGATGTCCAAAGCACGCCGGGGCGCGGAACCATCATGAGAATCGCCTTGCCGATGTCCGACACCCCGGCAACACAGCGAAATGAGGCAGGCCAGGATGCCGACCATACTCCTCGTTGA